The genomic interval AAAGACTCTACAGAGACACCAGTTATTGATGAAATTAAACAGTATTACGATTGTAGATATATATCCCCATGTGAAGCTGTGTGGAGAATATTTGCCTTTGATATTCATCATAGATGGCCTATAGTTCAACGATGAATTTTCATTTATTGTACGAGCAACCGATTTTCTTTAAAGACAATGAAGACATTGATGAAATATTGAACTTCAATGAACATAAAAGAACAATGTTTTTAGCTTGGTTTGAAGCTAACAAAATTTATCCACTGGGAAAAAAATTGACTTATTGTGAATACCCTAGACATTTTTTTGGATGGCAGACAGAAGAGAGTGGAAGACAAGGAAAATTGGTGTTAGTATTGGAAGGTTAACATATATTCCTCCAGGGTCAGGGGAATTATATTATCTGATGTTATTGTTGAATTATCAAAAGGGTTGTTGTAACTATGATAGCATCAAGACTGTTAATGGTTTCATTCACCAAACATATAAAGAGGCATGCTACGTAATAGGGCTATTGGTAGATGATAAAGAGTTTATTGATGCCATTACAGAGTTCAGCGACCTTGCTTCAGAAATTCAGTTGAGAATACTGTTTGTTACTCTTTTATTGATGAATATTATGTCTAGACCATATGAAGTGTGGAACAAAATATGAAAGTTGTTATCATATGACATTCTATAACAAAAAAGAAAGGAGTTTGCCCTACCaggtataaattttttatttcttgaaaACTTAtagattataatttatataatttataattattgtatGACATATAATTTCTTTCCTAGGTCTTAGAATTGAAGATGCTCAAATACAAAACATTTGTCTTCTACAAGTAAAAAACTTATTAATTTCAAATGGTAAGTCTTTGAAAGACTTTCCAAATTTGCCACAACCTATTCATTTAGATtcttttatttatcaaaatagatTCATTATTGATGAATTGAATTATGACAAAATAGAAATGTTTGAAATGCATTGTTCTCTTTTTCAATCTCTTACTCCGGAGCAAGTGGAAGTCTATGAGAATATAATGACAGCAGCCCTGTTAAAGGtttgtggttttttttttcttatatggttATGGAGGAACCGAAAAAACTTTCATGTGGAAAACTTTGTCCACACGATTAGATCAAAAGGGTTGATTGTgtttgttctcgccggttgactcagttgtcgttgacttcaaaggcagatGGTGGCTCCTTCTATTTCCTAGTAGTTTCAGCTCTTCCCTGGGGTGGTCGAGAGTGGCTCCGTTAAAACAGAGGGGggcctacctgttgattgcactccgacgatcaagtcagtagtgggctaagaaacagtaagtatgtaaagcagtttcagtcttagaaacgacgtacctgtctagggttcttaccaccctttatataagTTGTATCTAGGTCAACTCTCTGTCCCACGAGgatctttccttaagtggaattagggttactgGGGAGGCATCATGTGACGCGTCGCACAAGCTTAGCGCAGTCGCAACACAGGACTTGCCTTTTCTGGAGTGCAAAATCTTTAACAGTATGGCCGgtagggtaccaactcatgtaccagcactGCGGGGCCATCTATTTTATGGGTGCCCTAagtgttcacgtgccatgcatgcagtctatCCTGGGAAACCTTAACCCTCACGAGCCTTAGTGCCTCCAAGGGATACTTACTTTTCTAGATCTGAATgtgctatacacaccacatgcatgaatcctctcgtgacttaggtcATTCTTTCGTCTGGATAGTAACTCATTGTTATGTCTGGGGCCCACCTACGTGGCCCATTAATGCCACCGGACCACCAAGGTCCGATGTCTAGGTCTGAGGTCGATGTTTGGCACCGATGTCCGAGGTATGGCCAGTATAGTGTTGAATGTAGCTTCTAGCGATATAGCTTCTTTGTTACTTCCAGGAGGAAAAACAACTCATTCTACCTTTTGCATTCCTTTGTTAATAAATGAAGAGTCAACCTGCAATATACCTCAAGGAAGTCTTAGGGCCAAATTGTTGATcgaaactaaattaattatatggGATGAAGCCCCAATGATTAATAGGTTATGTTTTGAAGCCTTGGATAGAACTTTAAGGGATGTCATGAGAGCTGAAAGTGAAGAAAATGCTCTTAAACCTTTTGGTGGTAAAGTCATTGTTTTGGGAGGAGACTTTCGACAAATATTACCTGTTGTAAAAAATGGATCAAGATATGACATTGTGAAGGCAACAGTAAATTACTCGAAGTTATGGAAACATTGCAAAGTCCTAAAACTTACAGAGAATATGAGATTAAAGAGTCATACATCCATGCGGagtcaaataaaaataaaagagtttgCTGATTGGATACTTCACATTGGAGATGGAGATATGGACTTAAATGAGTTGGGACAAGGAAGTATTGAAATACCGAAAgacattttaattttagatgGTGAACAACCTTTATTGCAGTTGGTTGACTTTGTTTATCCCTCCTACATAAACAATGTGACCTGTGATGGTTCTTTTGATGATGGTGCAATATTATGTCCTACTACAGAATGTGTGGATCAACTGAATGAGTTCATTTTATCATTAATACCAGGACACGAAGTTACTTATTTAAGTTCAGACAGTCCTTGTGAATCTGAAGAACAAGAAAATGCTCAAGCTGAGTGGTTTACaactgaatttttgaatgatatcaAATGCTCTGGAATTCCCAATCACTgtgttaaattaaaagttaGAGTTCCAATAATGCTTCTAAGAAATATTGGTCAAGCCAATGGACTTTGCAATGGAACAAGATTACAGGTAACTCACTTGGGGAAAAATGTTATTGGTAATATTTATTCCGAGAATGAACTTGACTCCTTCCGAACAGGTTTGTCGTTTAAGTTTCAAAGAAGGCAATTTCCAATATCTTTGTTCTTTGCCATGACAATAAataaaagtcaaggtcaaacGCTCAATAAAGTTGGTCTATATCTACCACGTCCAGTGTTTACACACAGACAGTTATATGTTGCTCTTTCTAGAGTAAAATCTAAGAAATGGTTGAAGATATTGATTTTGGATCATAATGGTAATACCACTAATTTAACTACTAATGTGATTTATAGAGAAATATTCGAAAATGTTTGAAGTATATTCTTACAGCTTTACATATGAGGTATGAAAAttctttaattaattgaaaaatattcttatttctCATCTCTTTTTTGTAATATATGAACACGAATTTAAGAACTAATATACATTGTCTGTAACAGGTTTGACCACTGATTTTGTGTGACACAAAAGTCTGTACGAACCTTATTTTATCGGAAAATATTTAGATGGTCATCTTGAAAGTATGGTACGTATTCTTTATCAAGTGTAGAATGTGGTAGATCCAATTCTGAAATACCTTTGTCatagttttttaatttcatttcatgttttaaaGGAATTTCCTTAACAGAAGAAACAGTTGTGTACTATTAAAGTTGATGATTCTCTGAAGCACTTGATGAGGTATTGCttacttaaattattaatttacataatttattctTACTATTACAAATTTCGTCTATCAATTTTTGTACTTAATATCCcaatattgttaataaattgTCAAATAAGGCTCTTGAAAGGCAATGTGAAACTATTGATTTATGGAGTGAAATTCTATTAAGGGCTACAGACTGGATGATCATATCTCATTGAAGACATTAAGGACAAATATCAAGATTGAAAAGGAAGtaattttaatgtattattaGCCGTACTTGGacaattttagtttctattcgTTACTGtgtacatattatttaatttctattgagAACATATTTTGATGTATTagtagaattattttttaaaatttctttgtGTAATGTTTTGGTTTCATCACAGGACACAATGTTTCAGGTATGCTTAATTTTGgagttaaaataatttcttagacttcaatacatttatatatatatatattatgttactTTAatcagttttttatttatttataactgatataataatttttttttctgaatattttAGGTAAGATTGTTTGTTTCAATAAACTTTACAGGTATGTCAATTACCTTATACTTATTCTTCAAATCATGTGTACTAAACTGTATAACAAATTGTTATTTAAATGGTTGacatttgaatataatattgttacGACAAAAATATGTCAACTAGAACATCAGTTGCTCACATCTCAtctttaattattgttttgtcATGGTCATCATTTTTATCTACATATTAAGTATATTAATTATTCTTCTGTAgtacttatatttatttttcttatttaaatggttagaattttaatttaatataaaatatgatattcTTAGGCCCAAAATAAGCAATTATTAGAGcatatattttgtttaattattattattgtttcttATATGTTATGTCTTACaattatttgttatttgtttcttatattttatttttatatcaatattttattttggttatttcgtcattttataattacttaaatttaaaactaaaaaaatagttaatattaaatttgaaaaaactgTTTGAGAAGTGCACATTTATTATTCCTAATTATTCTCCATTATTGtaacagttttaaaatttatttaaaaaataatttttataattctcCATTACACATAAATCACTTACCCTACTTCTCACTTTCTCTCTCATTCCTTTCACGTACCTCCTTTCCACCTTTTTTTTACCATACTTTCCATATTTTGTGAAAAActgatatattataaaaaattaataagaaaaaaagagaaaattagagagagaaataataattttacgataataataataatgatattttttattcataatgtattataaatttatattatgaatataaatgtggaaataataacattatttattcgaattttaatattaaatataaatatatataaataataaaaataaaaatacggATATATAGACACGAAAACGTAAATAAGGGTAATTTTCTCCTTTCCCTTATCTTAAAAAGTGCCGCTTAAATTTATGCGGATGTAGATTGCAGAGATTTGACTCCGTACATTCTTTCAGTAACCTTTAAATTTCCACACTATTCCATTTTATCTCACCCAGCACCCTGATGACCTCCACTCTTTTTCTTGCACTGGTTTATCACTGATTTGAGTgcctttcatatttttaaaacacatggattacataatcttaaAGATATTTTTGGATCCGAAGTCATCTCCAAATTTATAGAAtccggaaaaaaaaatattataaattacataatcctGAAGTTAATATTATATCTGAAAATAATTTAggaataattcaaaatatatttaaaaaaatagtatttcaaattatataattcaattttttttctaaatatgagattagtttctggattatataattgtGATAtatctagattacataatccgtaaactgttttcaaatttaaaaaagacttctgaattatgtaatttggaagctaatcacgaatttgaaaaaaaaaactttcaaattaaataattgaaagttaactataaatttagaaagtaatttatattatataatccagaatataAATTACACTTAaacttttttacaaaaaaatatttttgaaatataaaaaaattatgtagatGGCACAATAACATggggaggtgcaggaagaagcggCCCTCAAAGTCGAGCCCAACAAAAGTCAcaatcaaaatgaaattaagaaagatatgaatgaaaaaaaaatcagcaCTATATAACATCGAAACAAAATACTATACATACGTTAGGGCTTCAGATTCGTGATTTGTCGCCGCCGTTCTCCGCCGCTAGAAAGACATCGTCTCCGTCAGGTTCTCTCTCGCTCCTAAACTCTTATCTCTCCCTCTCTATGCTTTCATAACCCTAAGCTTGCCACCTGCTCATTGTTTGTGTGCAGATATGGCAGAAGAGGATCCAAAACCTCTGAATTACATCCCCGAGGTTATACTGAAGAAGCGGAAAAGCAGGGAAGCATGGGCATTGAGAAAGAAAGAGCAATTCCAGCACAAGAGTTTTCAGTCCATCAAGAAGCCCGAGGATTTCATTCATGAGTATCGCAACCAGGTAACTAACTAACGAACTACTCGTCACTCGTTTACCTGAACCTAATGCAAAACCTAATGCTTTTGGTGTGTTTATAGGAAGTGGACCTCCTTAGGATGAAACGGAGGGTGAAGAGGAAAGTTCCTCATGCTAACTCCAACGTATTGATAATCATTCGCATACAGGGGTAGGTACAgttccttgtttttctttttagctTAATTGCTCTTTGCCTCCtatatatttacaatattttttggTTTTAGTCCATGCACTCAGAAAGTGCCCGTTTTAGTTCCTTTGTACGCATTTTTCAATCTGTTTTAGTCCCTGCCCTCCTAAATTGGAGGGAGTAAAACTGATAATAAATGAACGTGCGAGGTGTAAAGATTAAAAGTTTTACGTGTAGGGACTAAAACTAAAACGAATAGAAAAGTGTATGTGTAGAGACTAAAATGAGTAGTTTCTGAGTGTAGAGACTAAATTATAAAGATTATGCTGGGACCAAATAGGTAgctaaacctttttttttcttggatgTTTGATGCTTTTGGAATTGTGAATTGAATAAGTGATGACATCTGTTACTTGTGGTTTGCTTAGGAAAAAGGACATGCATCCAAGGACAAGGAAGGTGTTATACAGCTTGGGTTTGAGGAGTATGTTCAGTGCTGTTTTTGTGAAGCCAAGTGAGGGAATAATGGCCAAGCTGCAGAGGGTGGAACCATTTGTGACCTATGGGTATGACATTAATTTATGCTCATGATTTTGTGCTTTATGTTTTTGGTGTTAGCGAGTTACTAGGCAGGTTTTTAGGACGTATGAAGGTTGAAAGGAAAGCGGGGAAGTCTGGGATTTACATGTATTGATTGTGGAATGGGCAAACTAAGTTTTAGTGTCCGTTTGGATGGATTTATTTACATTTATCTTGTGATATAATACTTGTGGAATGCTTATAATATCCAAACAAAGTTCTTGTTCAATAAGCCTTTATTAAGTTGTTTATCTGAACAGACTGTTAATATTTGAGTTAAAGATGCTTATAGTAGATGCCTACAAGTTATCTGAGAAAGGAAAATGCCCTAAGCATGTTGATTATGTACCAACCcgacaaataaatctgtttgcATGTCATTTGGCAAGTGTATTTCACCGAATGTGGAATG from Phaseolus vulgaris cultivar G19833 chromosome 1, P. vulgaris v2.0, whole genome shotgun sequence carries:
- the LOC137815780 gene encoding uncharacterized protein, with protein sequence MAKLTSALPENRVVVGPRLRTEFLSGTQAPQSQAELVSVKRLSCFTPVSMAQTTTVASGDLRVAMYLFGCLSQKGGELRLESRHVPVRRLEPQRWRAAINGAHVQIVSKPGVSAPESQCTCSSARATTVASYDLRVAMDLFKDSNHNGGEMRSGVPMSRLSLSQGLVHISRNVPVQYTLMFVLRAPGFDTDYLVDVIGILTGVGTERKVNRSGSSTKLNVISIKVDGLCFEALDRTLRDVMRAESEENALKPFGGKVIVLGGDFRQILPVVKNGSRYDIVKATVNYSKLWKHCKVLKLTENMRLKSHTSMRSQIKIKEFADWILHIGDGDMDLNELGQGSIEIPKDILILDGEQPLLQLVDFVYPSYINNVTCDGSFDDGAILCPTTECVDQLNEFILSLIPGHEVTYLSSDSPCESEEQENAQAEWFTTEFLNDIKCSGIPNHCVKLKVRVPIMLLRNIGQANGLCNGTRLQVTHLGKNVIGNIYSENELDSFRTGLSFKFQRRQFPISLFFAMTINKSQGQTLNKVGLYLPRPVFTHRQLYVALSRVKSKKWLKILILDHNGNTTNLTTNVIYREIFENV
- the LOC137813824 gene encoding large ribosomal subunit protein uL30z, whose amino-acid sequence is MAEEDPKPLNYIPEVILKKRKSREAWALRKKEQFQHKSFQSIKKPEDFIHEYRNQEVDLLRMKRRVKRKVPHANSNVLIIIRIQGKKDMHPRTRKVLYSLGLRSMFSAVFVKPSEGIMAKLQRVEPFVTYGYPNLKNIKELIYKKGLARMDGRKVPLTDNNIIDQELGKFGVVCLEDMVHQIYNAGPHFKEVVKFMWPFVLNKPAEGLKGSKTLYKEGGDTGNREDLINELIDKMN